A DNA window from Aureibaculum sp. 2308TA14-22 contains the following coding sequences:
- a CDS encoding efflux RND transporter permease subunit — translation MNFWAYISRIIIKGRIPILIILAIITYLLATQMQHMRFSHSEANLLPKNHEVNLEYNKFLEIFGEEGNLIILATQDSTIYTAKKFNNWNALSNQLDSLPQIDFTVSVGDIKKLYKDTENERFDVKPIYENKPKTDKEVKEIKNDLFENLPFFDNFLFNKKTGTIRTVIYVKKDIVNTIERKKFILEVLNPTIEKFEKDNDLDVKVSGMPYIRTMNSKNITDEIGIFVVLALLVTSVIFFFFFRSHRATLITMIVVSIGVVWAFGFIGLFGYEITVLTALIPPLIIVIGVPNCIFLINKYQQEIKDHGNQARSLQRVISKIGNATLMTNVTTASGFATFIFTKSQLLNEFGIIASVNILAIFILSLLIIPIIYSFLPKPKYKHLKHLEKRWIDKIVSWMERTVRHKRIRVYISTVAVIIFSIIGVYMIKVSGSLIEDMPKGKTFFKDIVFFENEFGGIMPLEIIIDTKRKKGVMKLSTLKRMDKLVEIIDEIPELSPTVSVLNLVKYSKQAYYNGNPKYYQLPTSQEQNFILSYTKNSNTNSDLLNNFVDSTGQFARITTFMKDIGTDKMERIEERLQARIDKVLPAKNYNVTLTGKSLVFLKGTNYLIRNLVLSLSLAILLISMFMAWMFRSFKMILISLLPNILPLLVTAGLMGYLGVPIKPSTILVFSIAFGISVDDTIHFLAKYRQELQANNWKVKVSVYNALRETGVSMFYTSIVLFFGFLVFIVSSFGGTIALGGLVSVTLLFAMVSNLLLLPSLLLSLERRIANKEVLKKPALQIIPKDELDEEPKDKM, via the coding sequence ATGAATTTTTGGGCTTATATTTCACGTATTATTATTAAAGGACGCATTCCTATATTAATAATTCTCGCAATCATTACTTATCTTTTAGCTACGCAAATGCAGCACATGCGTTTTTCTCATAGCGAAGCCAATTTACTCCCTAAAAATCATGAAGTAAATTTAGAATACAATAAGTTTTTGGAAATTTTTGGTGAAGAAGGTAATTTAATAATTTTAGCTACTCAAGATTCTACTATTTACACTGCCAAAAAATTTAATAATTGGAATGCCTTATCCAATCAACTAGATTCTTTACCACAAATTGATTTCACAGTTTCCGTGGGCGATATAAAAAAGTTATATAAAGATACTGAAAACGAACGCTTTGATGTAAAACCAATTTACGAAAATAAGCCCAAAACGGATAAGGAAGTTAAAGAAATAAAAAATGATCTTTTTGAGAACCTTCCCTTTTTTGATAATTTTTTATTCAATAAAAAAACAGGAACCATTAGGACGGTTATTTATGTTAAAAAGGATATTGTAAATACCATTGAACGTAAAAAGTTTATTCTTGAGGTATTAAACCCAACTATTGAAAAATTTGAAAAAGACAATGATTTAGATGTAAAAGTCTCTGGTATGCCCTATATCAGAACAATGAATTCTAAAAATATAACAGATGAAATTGGCATTTTTGTAGTATTGGCATTATTGGTAACCTCTGTTATTTTCTTTTTCTTTTTCAGATCGCATAGAGCTACTTTAATAACGATGATAGTAGTGAGCATTGGTGTGGTTTGGGCCTTCGGGTTTATTGGTTTGTTCGGATACGAAATTACTGTTTTAACCGCATTAATCCCTCCATTGATTATTGTTATTGGTGTTCCCAATTGTATATTTCTTATCAATAAATATCAGCAGGAAATTAAAGATCATGGCAATCAAGCAAGGTCCTTACAGCGTGTAATTTCCAAAATTGGTAATGCTACTTTAATGACCAATGTTACGACAGCTTCTGGTTTTGCCACTTTTATTTTTACAAAAAGTCAGTTGTTAAATGAGTTTGGTATAATTGCCTCGGTAAATATCCTTGCCATATTTATATTATCCCTATTAATAATTCCTATTATTTATAGTTTTTTACCAAAACCGAAATACAAGCACTTAAAACACCTAGAAAAACGGTGGATTGACAAAATAGTAAGTTGGATGGAACGCACCGTTCGTCACAAACGCATAAGAGTATATATTTCTACGGTGGCGGTTATTATTTTCAGTATTATTGGTGTTTATATGATAAAGGTTTCGGGCAGTTTGATTGAAGATATGCCTAAGGGGAAAACTTTTTTTAAAGATATTGTTTTTTTCGAAAATGAGTTTGGTGGTATTATGCCTTTAGAAATAATTATTGACACCAAACGTAAAAAAGGCGTGATGAAACTTTCTACGTTAAAACGAATGGACAAGCTTGTTGAAATCATTGATGAAATTCCGGAACTTTCACCTACGGTTTCTGTTTTAAATTTAGTTAAGTATTCTAAACAAGCTTATTATAACGGTAATCCAAAATATTACCAATTGCCTACATCACAAGAACAAAATTTTATACTATCCTACACCAAAAATTCAAATACAAACTCAGATTTGCTAAATAATTTTGTTGATTCTACAGGCCAATTTGCACGTATTACTACCTTTATGAAGGATATTGGAACTGATAAAATGGAACGTATAGAGGAAAGGTTACAGGCAAGAATTGATAAGGTATTGCCCGCAAAAAATTATAATGTAACCTTAACTGGTAAATCATTAGTGTTTTTAAAAGGAACAAATTATTTAATTAGAAACTTGGTACTTTCACTGTCACTGGCCATTCTTCTTATCTCAATGTTTATGGCCTGGATGTTCAGGTCTTTTAAAATGATACTCATCTCGTTATTACCAAATATTTTACCCTTATTGGTAACCGCTGGTTTAATGGGATATTTGGGTGTCCCAATAAAACCATCAACAATTTTGGTATTTAGTATTGCTTTTGGCATTTCTGTTGATGACACTATTCACTTTTTAGCAAAATATAGACAAGAGTTACAAGCCAATAATTGGAAAGTAAAAGTATCTGTTTATAATGCTTTACGAGAAACAGGGGTAAGTATGTTTTATACTTCTATAGTATTGTTTTTTGGATTTTTAGTATTTATAGTCTCTAGTTTTGGCGGAACAATTGCTCTGGGCGGATTGGTATCCGTTACGTTATTATTTGCCATGGTATCCAATTTATTATTACTTCCTTCGTTATTATTATCTTTAGAAAGACGAATAGCTAACAAAGAAGTATTAAAAAAACCTGCTCTGCAAATTATACCTAAAGATGAATTAGACGAAGAGCCTAAAGATAAAATGTAA
- a CDS encoding DUF5686 and carboxypeptidase-like regulatory domain-containing protein produces the protein MLFYFNISMYPFKRFSIFLFLLLPFLGLGQSSISGIIKDSKTKKPLPFATIITNTGLGEITDAEGKFNIVSKRDINELTITYVGYKKQKISVNKSDRFITILLKASTENLGEILLVAKENPALEIIRNTIKNRDKNNITKALQSFKYKLYNKLLITANPDSISGTVDSIFIKKNDSLIFVSLDSSNYKFKKQVDRHHLYITEKVAEHTFQRGKNKKETILATRMAGFKNPIYEFLALDTESFSFYDEVYTLLGNNYINPLAKNALKKYNYKILDTIYSKQGAAYMIHYKSKLEKDEAGLEGVLYINEKNYALEKGIAELRGIVAIKAEQNYTYKDSADIWFPDETAISIRKGKSKEDVSIFGGVIKFSESETQNDSIVKPREKEITDATYVISKSKIYDIAINEPLRVINSASTIEIDDNAANRSEAYWNKYRTDSITKRGLEAYKVLDSLSKAEGAEKKLNIARKILKGYYPTKYFDFDLSKMINFNNYEGFRFGLGGITNPNFSKIVQLETYTAYGFKDKTVKYHFGGFLRLNKKNNTWIGAAYTDDLQEAAKLDFLFDETSFALINPRNLNIGQFFNYKTYTINFKHDVLPNLETKFRLSVGSYLPKFDYQFITNNLVYSEYDLTTATFALKWTPFSKYLNTPIGKMPIKNGYPKITAQFAKTFNNFLGGDLEFNQLKLKYEHDIKFLNKSSTSFLIQGGYTFGDAPLTHLYNATPNYSFANPWRKRINFSGTNAFETMAFNEFISDRYVSIQGRYNFQRFKISDKFRPRLSIISRLAIGTIDSTSEHFGVSFKKMNKGYLESGLVLNHLFRGFGLSSFYRYGAYSNAKFSDNLAVKLTYVLSLGF, from the coding sequence ATGCTTTTTTATTTTAATATCAGTATGTATCCGTTTAAACGATTTAGTATTTTTCTTTTTCTTCTTTTACCATTTTTAGGTTTAGGCCAAAGCAGTATTTCTGGTATTATAAAAGATAGCAAAACTAAAAAACCCCTACCGTTTGCCACAATTATCACTAATACGGGTTTAGGAGAAATTACCGATGCCGAAGGCAAATTTAATATCGTTTCAAAAAGAGATATTAACGAACTCACCATTACCTACGTTGGCTACAAAAAACAAAAAATTTCTGTGAATAAAAGTGATAGATTTATCACTATTCTTTTGAAAGCAAGCACAGAAAATCTTGGTGAAATTTTGTTAGTTGCGAAAGAAAACCCCGCATTAGAAATCATCAGGAATACCATAAAAAACAGAGATAAAAATAATATTACAAAAGCTTTACAATCTTTTAAATACAAACTTTATAATAAATTATTAATTACCGCCAATCCAGATTCTATCAGCGGAACAGTTGACTCAATTTTTATTAAAAAAAATGATAGTTTAATTTTTGTATCACTAGATTCTTCCAACTATAAATTTAAAAAGCAGGTAGATCGGCATCATCTGTATATTACCGAAAAAGTTGCTGAACATACTTTTCAAAGAGGTAAAAACAAAAAAGAAACCATTTTGGCCACACGTATGGCCGGATTTAAAAATCCGATTTATGAATTTTTAGCCTTAGATACAGAGAGTTTTTCTTTCTATGATGAAGTTTACACTTTATTAGGAAACAACTATATAAACCCTTTGGCAAAAAATGCTTTAAAAAAGTATAATTATAAAATATTAGACACCATTTATAGTAAACAAGGTGCTGCCTATATGATTCATTATAAATCTAAACTCGAAAAAGATGAGGCTGGTCTAGAAGGTGTTTTATATATCAATGAAAAAAATTATGCTCTTGAAAAAGGCATTGCAGAACTAAGAGGGATTGTAGCTATAAAAGCTGAGCAAAATTACACATATAAAGATAGTGCTGATATCTGGTTTCCAGATGAAACTGCTATAAGTATCCGTAAAGGCAAAAGCAAAGAAGATGTTTCAATTTTTGGAGGGGTAATTAAATTTTCTGAAAGTGAAACACAAAATGATTCTATAGTAAAACCGAGAGAAAAAGAAATAACAGACGCTACATATGTAATATCCAAAAGTAAAATATATGACATAGCTATAAATGAACCTTTAAGAGTAATTAATTCGGCTTCAACAATAGAAATAGACGATAATGCCGCAAACAGAAGTGAAGCGTATTGGAATAAATATAGAACGGATTCCATTACCAAACGCGGTTTGGAAGCTTATAAAGTTTTGGACAGCTTATCAAAAGCTGAAGGAGCTGAGAAAAAATTAAATATTGCAAGAAAAATTTTAAAAGGCTATTATCCTACAAAATATTTCGATTTCGATTTGAGTAAAATGATAAATTTTAACAATTACGAAGGTTTTAGATTTGGGTTGGGCGGAATTACTAATCCTAATTTCTCAAAAATTGTTCAGCTAGAAACTTATACAGCTTATGGCTTTAAAGATAAAACTGTAAAATATCACTTTGGTGGATTTTTAAGATTAAATAAGAAAAATAATACTTGGATTGGTGCTGCTTATACTGACGATTTGCAAGAAGCTGCCAAACTCGACTTTCTTTTTGATGAAACTTCCTTTGCTCTAATTAATCCTAGAAATTTAAATATTGGTCAGTTTTTTAATTATAAAACCTACACTATTAATTTTAAACACGATGTTTTACCAAATTTAGAAACAAAATTTAGGTTAAGCGTCGGTAGCTATTTACCAAAGTTTGACTATCAGTTTATTACAAATAATTTAGTCTATTCTGAATATGATTTAACTACGGCAACTTTCGCTTTAAAATGGACGCCATTCAGCAAATATTTAAATACCCCCATTGGTAAAATGCCAATAAAAAATGGGTATCCAAAAATTACTGCCCAGTTTGCAAAAACTTTTAATAATTTTTTAGGTGGTGATTTAGAATTCAATCAACTTAAATTAAAATATGAACACGACATTAAATTTTTAAATAAAAGTTCTACCAGTTTTTTAATTCAAGGTGGTTATACTTTTGGAGATGCACCACTTACACATTTGTACAATGCCACGCCTAACTATTCTTTTGCAAACCCATGGCGAAAGCGTATTAATTTTTCAGGCACAAATGCTTTTGAAACTATGGCATTTAACGAATTTATCTCAGACAGGTATGTTTCTATTCAGGGTCGCTACAATTTTCAACGTTTTAAAATAAGTGACAAATTCAGACCTCGACTAAGTATTATATCAAGGCTCGCTATCGGAACTATAGATAGTACCAGTGAACACTTTGGAGTTTCATTTAAAAAAATGAATAAAGGCTATTTAGAGTCGGGTTTGGTTTTAAATCATTTATTTAGAGGTTTTGGGTTAAGCTCTTTTTACAGATATGGGGCTTATAGTAATGCAAAATTTTCTGACAATTTAGCAGTGAAACTAACTTATGTGCTAAGCTTAGGATTTTAG
- the frr gene encoding ribosome recycling factor, translating to MNEEVQFIIDTAKEQMDNAVEHLNKELANIRAGKASPSMLRSVMVDYYGSQTPLNQVANVNTPDARTISIQPWEKSMLQEIEKGIMVANLGFNPMNNGENIIINVPALTEERRMNLAKQAKAEAENDKISVRNARRDANHDIKKLDISEDLQKNAENDIQELTDKYIKIIDDLFELKEKEIMTI from the coding sequence ATGAACGAAGAAGTACAATTTATAATAGATACTGCTAAAGAACAAATGGATAACGCAGTTGAACATTTAAATAAAGAATTGGCAAATATTAGAGCTGGCAAAGCATCTCCTTCTATGTTAAGAAGTGTAATGGTTGATTATTACGGCTCACAGACACCTTTAAATCAAGTGGCCAACGTAAACACTCCTGATGCTAGAACAATTAGTATTCAACCTTGGGAGAAAAGTATGTTGCAAGAAATTGAAAAAGGCATAATGGTTGCTAATTTAGGCTTTAACCCAATGAACAATGGAGAAAACATAATCATTAACGTACCTGCATTGACCGAAGAACGTCGTATGAATCTCGCCAAGCAAGCAAAAGCAGAAGCTGAGAATGATAAAATTAGTGTTCGAAATGCCCGAAGAGATGCTAATCACGACATAAAAAAGTTAGATATCTCAGAAGATTTGCAAAAAAATGCTGAAAATGATATTCAAGAGCTCACAGATAAATACATTAAAATTATAGACGACTTATTTGAGTTAAAAGAAAAAGAGATCATGACAATATAA
- the pyrH gene encoding UMP kinase yields MQYKRILLKLSGEALMGDQNYGIDQTRLKQYALEIKKVVDSGVEVAIVIGGGNIFRGLSAAGSNMDRVQADYMGMLATVINGLALQSALEDAEVQTRLLTAIKMEQIAEPYIKRRAVRHLEKGRVVIFGSGTGNPFFTTDTAAVLRAIEIDSDVILKGTRVDGVYTEDPEKNINAVKFENITFKDVMNKGLKVMDMTAFTLSEENKLPIIIFDMNKEGNLMKLLSGENIGTKVDIEI; encoded by the coding sequence ATGCAATACAAAAGAATTCTATTAAAATTAAGTGGTGAAGCCTTAATGGGCGACCAAAACTACGGGATAGACCAAACCCGGTTAAAACAATATGCTTTAGAAATTAAAAAAGTAGTTGATAGTGGCGTTGAAGTTGCCATAGTTATTGGTGGTGGAAATATCTTTAGAGGACTATCAGCAGCGGGCAGTAATATGGATAGAGTTCAAGCAGATTACATGGGCATGTTGGCCACTGTAATTAACGGTTTAGCTTTGCAAAGTGCTCTTGAAGATGCCGAAGTACAAACGCGTTTACTAACTGCCATAAAAATGGAGCAGATTGCTGAACCTTATATTAAAAGAAGAGCCGTGAGGCATTTAGAAAAAGGTAGGGTGGTTATTTTTGGTAGCGGCACGGGTAATCCATTTTTCACTACTGATACCGCTGCTGTATTAAGAGCTATCGAAATTGATTCAGATGTAATTTTAAAAGGTACACGTGTGGACGGTGTTTATACTGAAGATCCTGAAAAAAATATCAACGCGGTAAAATTTGAAAATATTACCTTTAAAGATGTAATGAACAAAGGCCTAAAAGTTATGGATATGACAGCCTTTACTTTAAGTGAAGAAAATAAATTACCAATTATAATATTTGACATGAATAAAGAGGGTAATTTAATGAAATTACTCTCTGGAGAAAATATTGGAACAAAAGTTGATATAGAAATTTAG
- a CDS encoding DUF4199 domain-containing protein, with the protein MKNILTNSLLAAATFIAVYFVFYFIDPSLNFKYSLILPIGIVIYLFFLIRAGIRKRKNLGGFISFGEVFVSSIAIYAIASFTAMVFTLIMLNIDPELMELMKESSSRTSESMFRMAGMSEEQIALATEEANENMDLVKSSMLSNMFVGWLISIIIPGLIYALIASLIVKKKDKSIV; encoded by the coding sequence ATGAAAAATATTTTAACAAACAGTTTATTAGCCGCAGCAACCTTCATAGCTGTTTATTTTGTCTTTTACTTTATTGATCCAAGTCTCAATTTTAAATATAGTTTAATTCTGCCCATCGGTATAGTGATTTATCTTTTTTTTCTGATAAGAGCTGGGATTCGAAAACGAAAAAACTTAGGTGGTTTTATTAGTTTTGGGGAGGTTTTTGTATCGTCAATAGCAATATATGCTATAGCGTCCTTCACTGCTATGGTATTCACACTTATTATGTTGAACATAGATCCAGAACTAATGGAATTAATGAAAGAAAGCTCTAGTCGGACCAGTGAAAGTATGTTTAGAATGGCTGGCATGTCTGAAGAGCAGATTGCCCTTGCTACAGAAGAGGCCAATGAAAACATGGATCTCGTTAAGAGTTCTATGCTAAGCAATATGTTCGTTGGTTGGCTTATAAGTATTATTATACCAGGGCTTATTTATGCATTGATAGCCTCTTTAATTGTTAAAAAGAAAGATAAAAGTATTGTATAA
- the tsf gene encoding translation elongation factor Ts, whose product MAKITAAEVNKLRKATGAGMMDCKNALVEADGNFDTAIEILRKKGQKVAAKRADRDSSEGAVIAKVNADATTGAVISLNCETDFVAKNDGFVDLANQLAEVALNAASKEEFLAASFNGMSVADKLIEQTGVIGEKIEIGAFDRVEAPFVGSYIHAGNKIATLVGLSASADGADVVAKDVAMQAAAMSPIALDENGVDQSVIDKEIEIAKDQLRQEGKPEAMLDNIAKGKLKRFFKDNTLVNQAFIKDSKQSVAQYVKTLGDVKVVDFKRVALG is encoded by the coding sequence ATGGCAAAAATAACAGCCGCTGAAGTAAATAAATTAAGAAAAGCCACTGGTGCTGGTATGATGGATTGTAAAAATGCACTAGTTGAGGCTGATGGTAATTTTGATACTGCCATCGAAATATTGCGTAAAAAAGGACAAAAAGTTGCTGCAAAAAGAGCCGACAGAGATTCTTCTGAAGGTGCAGTTATTGCAAAAGTAAATGCTGATGCCACAACTGGAGCGGTAATTTCTTTAAATTGTGAAACTGATTTTGTGGCAAAAAACGATGGGTTTGTAGATTTAGCAAATCAATTAGCAGAAGTTGCTTTAAATGCAGCTTCAAAAGAGGAATTTTTAGCTGCTAGTTTTAATGGAATGTCTGTTGCAGACAAACTAATTGAGCAAACTGGTGTTATTGGCGAAAAAATTGAAATAGGTGCTTTTGACCGAGTTGAAGCTCCTTTTGTAGGCTCTTATATTCATGCAGGTAATAAAATTGCTACTTTAGTTGGTCTTTCAGCTTCCGCTGATGGTGCTGACGTTGTGGCTAAAGATGTTGCTATGCAGGCCGCTGCAATGTCTCCTATTGCTTTAGATGAAAATGGTGTTGACCAATCGGTTATCGACAAGGAAATCGAAATTGCAAAAGATCAATTACGTCAAGAAGGCAAACCAGAAGCAATGCTAGATAATATTGCAAAAGGGAAGCTAAAGCGTTTCTTTAAAGATAATACATTGGTAAACCAAGCTTTTATTAAAGATAGCAAACAAAGTGTTGCACAATATGTTAAAACATTAGGCGATGTTAAAGTTGTTGACTTTAAAAGAGTAGCTTTAGGGTAG
- the rpsB gene encoding 30S ribosomal protein S2: MNIQIQELLDAGVHFGHLTRKWNPNMAPYIYTERNGVHIVDLYKTVAKIEESGAALEKIAASGRKILFVATKKQAKDIVADKAASVNMPYITERWPGGMLTNFVTIRKAVKKMAQIDRMKQDGSFNALSKREKLQIDRQRAKLEKNLGSISDMTRLPGALFVIDTRREHIAIAEAQKLNIPIFAMVDTNSDPRPIDFVIPSNDDASKSINKILSYATEAIAKGLADRKSEKEAKEDAPKVSKKVEKAKAKTEEVVEEK, encoded by the coding sequence ATGAACATTCAAATTCAAGAATTATTAGACGCAGGTGTACACTTTGGTCACTTGACAAGAAAATGGAATCCAAATATGGCTCCGTATATTTATACTGAGCGTAATGGAGTACACATTGTAGATTTGTACAAAACTGTTGCAAAAATTGAAGAATCTGGTGCAGCATTAGAGAAAATTGCAGCTTCTGGAAGAAAGATTTTATTTGTAGCTACAAAAAAACAAGCTAAAGATATTGTTGCAGATAAAGCAGCAAGCGTTAATATGCCTTACATCACAGAAAGATGGCCAGGCGGAATGCTTACTAACTTTGTAACTATCCGTAAAGCTGTTAAAAAAATGGCTCAAATTGATAGAATGAAACAAGATGGTAGTTTTAACGCTTTATCTAAAAGAGAAAAATTACAAATAGATCGTCAAAGAGCTAAATTGGAAAAGAATTTAGGTTCTATTTCTGATATGACACGTTTGCCAGGTGCTTTATTTGTTATTGATACTAGAAGAGAACATATTGCTATTGCCGAAGCTCAAAAATTGAATATTCCAATTTTTGCTATGGTAGATACCAACTCTGACCCTAGACCAATTGATTTTGTGATTCCTTCAAATGATGATGCTTCAAAATCTATCAACAAGATTTTGTCTTATGCAACTGAAGCTATTGCTAAAGGTTTGGCAGACAGAAAATCTGAAAAAGAAGCGAAGGAAGATGCCCCAAAAGTTTCTAAGAAAGTAGAAAAAGCAAAGGCAAAAACCGAAGAAGTAGTAGAAGAAAAATAA
- the rpsI gene encoding 30S ribosomal protein S9: MEIVHKIGRRKTAVARAYVSKGKGNITINKRELKNYFTTGTLQYKVLQPLTLTDNDKNYDVKVNVFGGGVTGQAEAIRLAITRALVSIDEDYRAILKPEGLLTRDPRMVERKKFGQKKARKKYQFSKR; encoded by the coding sequence ATGGAAATAGTACATAAAATAGGTAGAAGAAAAACGGCAGTTGCCCGTGCTTATGTTTCTAAAGGAAAAGGAAACATTACTATAAATAAAAGAGAATTAAAAAATTATTTTACAACTGGCACTTTACAATACAAAGTGTTACAACCACTAACTTTAACTGACAACGATAAAAATTACGATGTTAAAGTAAATGTTTTTGGAGGTGGGGTTACGGGTCAAGCCGAAGCAATTCGTTTGGCAATTACCAGAGCTTTAGTTTCTATTGATGAAGACTACAGAGCTATTTTGAAACCAGAAGGATTACTTACAAGAGATCCAAGAATGGTAGAGCGTAAAAAATTCGGTCAGAAAAAAGCCCGTAAAAAATATCAATTCTCTAAACGTTAA
- the rplM gene encoding 50S ribosomal protein L13 gives MNTLSYKTVSANRTTVNKEWVLVDADGQTLGRLASKVAMLIRGKYKPNYTPHVDCGDNVVIINAEKIILSGNKWTDKSYIRHTGYPGGQRSLTATELFKKDPTRLVEKAVKGMLPKNKLGSALFRNLNVFAGAEHNKEAQKPKTINLNDLR, from the coding sequence GTGAACACATTAAGTTACAAAACAGTATCAGCTAACAGAACCACCGTAAATAAAGAGTGGGTTTTGGTTGATGCGGACGGACAAACATTGGGTCGTTTAGCTTCTAAAGTAGCAATGCTTATTAGAGGCAAATACAAGCCTAACTACACACCTCATGTTGATTGTGGTGATAATGTAGTTATTATTAACGCAGAAAAAATTATTCTATCAGGTAACAAATGGACGGATAAATCTTATATCCGTCATACAGGTTATCCTGGAGGTCAAAGATCGCTCACTGCAACAGAGTTGTTTAAAAAAGATCCAACTCGTTTAGTAGAAAAAGCAGTAAAAGGCATGCTACCAAAAAATAAACTAGGTAGTGCGTTATTTAGAAATTTAAATGTCTTTGCTGGTGCTGAGCACAATAAAGAAGCTCAAAAGCCAAAGACTATTAACCTTAACGATCTTAGATAA